A single window of Nicotiana tomentosiformis chromosome 1, ASM39032v3, whole genome shotgun sequence DNA harbors:
- the LOC104099585 gene encoding protein cornichon homolog 4-like, translating to MIGDLLSWLLAFFLVVAVLAAVLYQVMCLADLENDYVNPYDSASEINELVVPEFVLQGALCFVHLAMGHWFMCLICLPYLYYDVKVYTDRRHLLDVTEIFNQLPWEKKIRLYKLGYLGILLVFSIISMVWSIVSE from the exons ATGATAGGCGATCTACTCTCATGGCTTCTTGCCTTCTTCCTTGTCGTTGCCGTTCTCGCCGCAGTCCTCTACCAG GTCATGTGCTTGGCGGATCTTGAAAATGATTATGTGAACCCTTATGATTCAGCATCCGAGATTAACGAACTTGTGGTTCCAGAATTTGTTCTGCAAGGAGCACTATGCTTCGTACATCTTGCGATGGGGCATTGGTTTATGTGTCTGATCTGTCTCCCATACTTATATTATGATGTTAAGGT CTATACTGATCGTCGCCACTTGCTAGATGTAACTGAGATTTTCAATCAGCTACCATGGGAAAAGAAGATTCGGTTGTATAAACTTGGATACCTTGGGATACTCCTTGTCTTTTCTATAATCAG TATGGTCTGGAGCATTGTGTCTGAATGA